One window from the genome of Musa acuminata AAA Group cultivar baxijiao chromosome BXJ1-4, Cavendish_Baxijiao_AAA, whole genome shotgun sequence encodes:
- the LOC135668899 gene encoding uncharacterized protein LOC135668899 isoform X1: MPKKMGVNTKAEAARARRSAAEADRKDRAAKEKDEQYWREAEGSKTRAAKKREDETEKRAEAAARRAENRKLAEQEQREIDAAGRKPDRKAARVSIPVPKVTEAELQRRREAERQRILQNAEVAKKQQSRSADEEEYDRIVMVENTNRDDSVIDAHSVEDAIARMALSEPALPTDRHPERRLKASFKAFEEAELPKLKEEKPGLTLNQYKDMIWKLWKKSPDNPLNQSCKPFFSRRGTDDLNLSMQAATE; the protein is encoded by the exons ATGCCGAAGAAGATGGGCGTAAACACGAAAGCGGAGGCCGCGCGCGCCCGTCGGAGCGCTGCAGAGGCGGATCGCAAGGACCGCGCGGCCAAGGAGAAGGATGAACAATACTGGCGCGAGGCGGAGGGTTCCAAGACCCGCGCAGCCAAGAAACGTGAGGACGAGACAGAGAAGCGCGCCGAGGCCGCCGCCCGCCGGGCCGAGAATCGCAAGCTCGCCGAGCAGGAGCAGCGGGAGATCGacgccgccggccgcaagcctgaccGCAAGGCCGCCCGCGTTTCCATCCCCGTACCCAAGGTCACCGAGGCCGAGCTCCAGCGCCGCCGTGAGGCGGAACGGCAGCGCATCCTTCAGAACGCTGAGGTCGCCAAGAAGCAGCAGAGCCGGTCCGCCGATGAGGAGGAGTACGACCGGATCGTGATGGTGGAGAACACCAATAGGGACGACTCTGTCATCGATGCCCATTCGGTGGAGGACGCCATTGCCAGAATGGCCCTCTCCGAACCAGCGCTGCCTACCGATCGTCACCCTGAGAGGAGGCTCAAGGCTTCTTTCAAG GCTTTTGAAGAAGCAGAACTTCCCAAATTGAAGGAAGAGAAACCAGGTCTGACCCTCAATCAGTACAAGGATATGATATGGAAGCTCTGGAAGAAATCCCCTGACAATCCCCTCAACCAG TCTTGTAAACCATTTTTCAGCAGACGAGGCACTGATGACCTTAATTTGTCGATGCAGGCTGCTACTGAGTGA
- the LOC135668941 gene encoding GDSL esterase/lipase At5g55050-like: MKVPPFPLHLLHLLPVAAALAFAGSEAAKVPAIYVFGDSTADVGNNNYLPGSNAKANFPHNGVDFPFSRPTGRFSNGYNGIDFLANHMGFRRSPPPFLSLTNKTNHQILRGLKGVNFASGGSGILDSTGSTITMTKQIQYFSTIRSNIVAQIASEPTYRLLSKSIFLISSGGNDIFAYFTKNSSPNATEKVRFIGALVSEYENHLKALYVLGARKFGIVDVPPIGCCPYPRSLNPTGDCLDILNEMSVGFNEAVKLLMHRLSSTLKGMKYSVGSSYAVVSGIIRNPAALGYKEIKTACCGAGKFNGESGCTPNATYCSERHRYLFWDLLHPTHATSKLAGVAIYYGSQRFASPINFRKLVVDVN; this comes from the exons ATGAAAGTTCCTCCTTTCCCACTTCACCTCCTCCATCTCCTGCCGGTTGCTGCTGCGCTTGCATTTGCAGGATCTGAAGCTGCCAAGGTTCCGGCGATCTACGTCTTCGGTGACTCGACGGCCGACGTCGGCAACAACAACTACTTGCCGGGGAGCAACGCCAAGGCCAACTTCCCCCACAACGGCGTCGACTTCCCTTTCTCGAGGCCCACAGGGAGGTTCAGCAATGGCTACAATGGTATTGACTTCTTAG CCAACCATATGGGCTTCAGGAGGAGCCCTCCACCATTCCTCTCCCTTACAAATAAGACCAATCACCAAATCTTGAGAGGACTAAAAGGTGTAAATTTTGCTTCGGGAGGATCAGGAATTCTGGACTCGACT GGAAGCACCATTACCATGACAAAGCAAATTCAATATTTCTCTACGATACGATCGAATATTGTGGCACAAATTGCTTCTGAGCCTACGTATCGTTTGCTGTCTAAATCTATCTTCCTTATCAGCAGCGGTGGCAATGACATATTTGCCTATTTTACGAAAAACAGCTCTCCGAATGCTACCGAGAAAGTTCGATTTATTGGTGCTCTTGTCTCAGAGTATGAGAACCATCTAAAG GCATTGTATGTTCTCGGAGCAAGGAAATTTGGGATAGTTGATGTCCCACCGATCGGATGCTGCCCATATCCAAGAAGCCTAAATCCTACAGGTGACTGCCTGGACATCTTGAATGAAATGTCTGTGGGGTTCAACGAAGCTGTGAAGTTGCTGATGCACAGACTTAGCTCAACATTGAAAGGGATGAAGTACTCTGTTGGAAGTTCTTATGCGGTGGTGTCTGGCATAATAAGAAACCCTGCAGCACTTG GTTACAAGGAGATCAAAACTGCATGCTGTGGAGCCGGAAAATTTAATGGCGAATCAGGATGCACCCCAAATGCTACCTACTGCTCCGAACGCCATCGTTACCTGTTCTGGGACCTCTTGCATCCAACACATGCAACATCCAAGCTTGCAGGAGTGGCCATCTACTATGGATCTCAACGATTTGCCAGTCCAATCAATTTTAGGAAGTTGGTGGTGGATGTGAATTAA
- the LOC103982699 gene encoding HMG1/2-like protein, with product MRGGKSKAAASRKDGDKVAGKRKAAGDEDKKAKRGKVGKDANKPKRPPSAFFVFMEEFRKTFKEKHPDNKKVSVVSKAGGNNWKSMSEAEKAPYVDKAAKRKAEYEKSMVLYNKKQSEEVEGEGSDKSKSEVDDEEDGDGDGEEEEDEE from the exons ATGAGAGGAGGCAAATCGAAGGCCGCGGCGTCGAGAAAGGATGGCGACAA GGTCGCCGGCAAGAGGAAGGCCGCCGGTGACGAGGACAAGAAAGCGAAGAGAGGGAAGGTTGGCAAGGACGCGAACAAGCCAAAGAGGCCTCCGAGTGCCTTTTTTGTGTTCAT GGAGGAGTTTAGGAAGACGTTCAAGGAGAAACACCCTGACAACAAGAAAGTGTCCGTT GTTAGCAAAGCTGGTGGCAACAACTGGAAGTCCATGTCTGAGGCC GAGAAGGCTCCATATGTAGATAAGGCGGCCAAGCGGAAGGCAGAATACGAGAAGAGCATGGTATTATACAACAAGAAGCAG TCTGAGGaagtggaaggagagggttctgacAAGTCTAAGTCTGAGGTGGATGATGAagaagatggagatggagatggagag gaagaagaggatgaggagtAA
- the LOC135668925 gene encoding GDSL esterase/lipase At4g16230-like: MTAFLLVLLSVILSRQSIVANSAALYAFGDSTTDVGNNNFLPGAPKANFLPYGIDYPGRTPTGRFTNGFNSVDYVAQAMGLATSPPPFLAVSSVVQMTKGVNFASAGAGILDSTGRGVISMSAQIRDFERVGAELRARMGNQTASAFLAESLFFFRVGSNDLFLQSSSGRPKDQIVATVISKFRDQLKTLYDLGARKFAVIGTGLIGCTPDRRSSTPSGDCNRDLNDLSLRFKTATKALLEELSISLQGFKYSFGDLYEITARVFSNPLAFGFTEVKAACCSPCTASSTYCRDRGQYFFWDGVHSTQAAYKVTVEMSFRGTPLFASPINMETLVNTT, encoded by the exons ATGACCGCTTTCCTGCTCGTACTTCTCTCAGTAATTCTCTCCAGGCAAAGCATAGTTGCTAACTCGGCTGCACTGTACGCCTTCGGAGACTCCACCACCGATGTCGGCAACAATAACTTCTTGCCCGGTGCGCCAAAGGCCAACTTCCTTCCTTATGGAATCGACTATCCCGGTAGAACTCCGACCGGCAGGTTCACCAATGGCTTCAACTCCGTCGACTACGTAG CCCAAGCCATGGGGCTTGCGACGAGCCCCCCACCGTTCCTCGCTGTCTCCAGCGTCGTGCAGATGACGAAAGGCGTGAATTTTGCGTCCGCCGGAGCAGGAATCCTCGACAGCACA GGCCGAGGTGTCATCTCCATGTCGGCACAGATCAGGGATTTCGAGAGGGTTGGTGCGGAGCTAAGAGCGAGAATGGGAAACCAGACCGCTTCCGCCTTCTTGGCCGAGTCTCTCTTCTTCTTCAGGGTAGGGAGCAATGACCTCTTTCTCCAGTCTTCCTCCGGCCGTCCCAAGGATCAAATCGTCGCCACCGTCATCAGCAAGTTCAGAGATCAACTCAAG ACACTATACGATCTCGGAGCGCGCAAGTTTGCAGTCATAGGAACGGGATTGATCGGATGTACGCCGGACCGTAGGAGCTCGACTCCTTCAGGGGACTGCAACCGGGATCTAAATGATCTCTCTCTGCGCTTCAAAACTGCGACCAAGGCTCTGCTGGAGGAGCTCAGCATCTCTTTACAGGGATTCAAGTACTCCTTTGGGGATCTGTACGAGATTACTGCTCGAGTCTTCTCCAACCCCCTCGCCTTCG GGTTCACGGAGGTGAAAGCTGCATGCTGCTCGCCATGCACGGCGAGCTCCACATACTGCAGAGACCGCGGGCAGTACTTCTTCTGGGATGGCGTTCACTCCACCCAAGCCGCATACAAAGTGACAGTTGAAATGTCATTTCGGGGGACGCCATTGTTTGCCAGCCCCATCAACATGGAGACGTTGGTGAACACAACTTGA
- the LOC135668899 gene encoding uncharacterized protein LOC135668899 isoform X2 — protein sequence MPKKMGVNTKAEAARARRSAAEADRKDRAAKEKDEQYWREAEGSKTRAAKKREDETEKRAEAAARRAENRKLAEQEQREIDAAGRKPDRKAARVSIPVPKVTEAELQRRREAERQRILQNAEVAKKQQSRSADEEEYDRIVMVENTNRDDSVIDAHSVEDAIARMALSEPALPTDRHPERRLKASFKAFEEAELPKLKEEKPGLTLNQYKDMIWKLWKKSPDNPLNQAATE from the exons ATGCCGAAGAAGATGGGCGTAAACACGAAAGCGGAGGCCGCGCGCGCCCGTCGGAGCGCTGCAGAGGCGGATCGCAAGGACCGCGCGGCCAAGGAGAAGGATGAACAATACTGGCGCGAGGCGGAGGGTTCCAAGACCCGCGCAGCCAAGAAACGTGAGGACGAGACAGAGAAGCGCGCCGAGGCCGCCGCCCGCCGGGCCGAGAATCGCAAGCTCGCCGAGCAGGAGCAGCGGGAGATCGacgccgccggccgcaagcctgaccGCAAGGCCGCCCGCGTTTCCATCCCCGTACCCAAGGTCACCGAGGCCGAGCTCCAGCGCCGCCGTGAGGCGGAACGGCAGCGCATCCTTCAGAACGCTGAGGTCGCCAAGAAGCAGCAGAGCCGGTCCGCCGATGAGGAGGAGTACGACCGGATCGTGATGGTGGAGAACACCAATAGGGACGACTCTGTCATCGATGCCCATTCGGTGGAGGACGCCATTGCCAGAATGGCCCTCTCCGAACCAGCGCTGCCTACCGATCGTCACCCTGAGAGGAGGCTCAAGGCTTCTTTCAAG GCTTTTGAAGAAGCAGAACTTCCCAAATTGAAGGAAGAGAAACCAGGTCTGACCCTCAATCAGTACAAGGATATGATATGGAAGCTCTGGAAGAAATCCCCTGACAATCCCCTCAACCAG GCTGCTACTGAGTGA